In Hemitrygon akajei chromosome 12, sHemAka1.3, whole genome shotgun sequence, a single window of DNA contains:
- the jun gene encoding transcription factor Jun, translating to MSTKMEQPFYHDDALNAAFAQPENSGYGYSPKMLKQNMTLNLSDPASNLKPHLRNKNSEGILTSPDVGLLKLASPELERLIIQSSNGLITTTPTPTQFLCPRNVTDEQEGFAEGFVKALEELHKQNILPSVTCSTQSVNTPIAVSASLASASTVYNSNLHQEPPVYANLNNFNPNTINTQPNYNTNNMNYATPQHHAMNPQMPVQHPRLQALKEEPQTVPEMPGETPPLSPIDMESQERIKAERKRMRNRIAASKCRKRKLERIARLEDKVKTLKAQNSELASTANLLREQVAQLKQKVMNHVNSGCQLMLTQQLQTF from the coding sequence ATGTCTACGAAGATGGAACAACCATTCTACCACGACGATGCACTCAACGCAGCTTTTGCACAGCCTGAAAATTCTGGTTATGGATATAGTCCGAAAATGCTGAAACAAAATATGACTTTAAACTTGTCAGATCCAGCCAGCAACTTGAAACCGCATCTGAGGAACAAGAATAGTGAAGGTATCTTAACGTCTCCGGACGTGGGACTTCTCAAACTCGCATCACCTGAACTTGAACGTCTTATAATTCAGTCTAGCAACGGGTTGATCACGACCACCCCAACGCCGACCCAGTTCCTGTGTCCCAGGAATGTTACGGACGAGCAGGAGGGTTTCGCTGAAGGTTTTGTCAAAGCTCTGGAAGAACTTCATAAACAGAATATTCTGCCTAGCGTGACTTGTTCAACTCAGTCTGTGAACACGCCGATTGCAGTCTCTGCCTCTCTGGCCAGTGCAAGCACTGTTTACAATTCGAATTTACACCAGGAGCCTCCCGTGTACGCGAATCTCAATAACTTTAATCCTAATACCATCAACACTCAACCTAACTACAATACTAATAATATGAACTATGCAACGCCTCAGCATCATGCTATGAATCCTCAAATGCCTGTTCAGCATCCCAGACTCCAGGCCCTGAAGGAGGAACCTCAGACGGTGCCCGAAATGCCCGGGGAGACCCCACCGTTGTCTCCTATTGACATGGAGTCTCAGGAGCGAATCAAGGCGGAGAGGAAGCGAATGAGAAACCGCATTGCCGCCTCAAAGTGCCGGAAGAGGAAACTTGAGAGAATCGCCAGACTGGAAGATAAAGTTAAAACCTTAAAGGCACAGAACTCTGAACTGGCATCCACGGCAAACCTGCTACGGGAACAGGTTGCCCAGCTGAAACAGAAAGTTATGAATCACGTAAACAGCGGCTGCCAACTCATGCTAACGCAGCAGCTGCAGACGTTTTGA